In a single window of the Terriglobus roseus genome:
- a CDS encoding glycoside hydrolase family 28 protein, which yields MTEPTVPRACTVLKAQLHAENNNLREQDEQRLDTERIQRAMDTCAKGSAVELHLDGASNAFLSGPLELRDGVTLLIDKGVTLYASRDPKVFDTVPGGCGTTGPENKPCKPLITVKDVKNAAIMGDGVIDGRGGSKLIGKTYSWWEQSRAAEPTNARYSAFRLVVANHADGLILYRIRLHNSPNFHVTVSNTDGFTAWGVHLLTPTVRGTDARNTDGIDPGSSTNITVAKSWIDNGDDNIAIKASVHHMSVLDNHFYTGHGMSMGSEARDEADILVDTLTLDHTTSGVRIKSNVQRGGLVRNVVYRNLCMRDVQVPISVSPFYNGQTTDGIDDLGMTGTFTPDYKGIRLENVLSLTPGVVQVAGLNAEHATELTLDGVEVRGIKPDSAKARFSSITYGPKGANFTFTGTAVTNSPAAPTLKTSFSCDGKFLPYQD from the coding sequence GTGACCGAGCCGACCGTCCCTCGTGCCTGCACCGTGCTCAAGGCGCAACTCCATGCTGAGAACAACAATCTCCGCGAACAGGATGAGCAGCGTCTGGACACCGAGCGCATCCAGAGGGCAATGGACACCTGCGCGAAGGGCAGCGCGGTAGAGCTCCATTTGGACGGTGCCTCGAATGCCTTCCTCAGTGGCCCTCTCGAACTGCGTGACGGAGTCACCCTGCTCATCGACAAGGGCGTGACGCTGTATGCATCGCGCGACCCGAAGGTGTTCGATACCGTACCCGGCGGCTGTGGTACCACCGGTCCGGAGAATAAGCCCTGCAAGCCGCTGATCACGGTGAAGGATGTGAAGAATGCGGCCATCATGGGCGACGGCGTGATCGATGGTCGCGGCGGTAGCAAGCTGATTGGCAAGACCTACTCCTGGTGGGAGCAGTCGCGCGCGGCAGAGCCGACGAATGCTCGCTATTCCGCATTCCGCCTGGTGGTTGCGAATCACGCGGATGGCTTGATCCTGTATCGGATTCGCCTGCACAACTCTCCGAACTTTCACGTCACCGTTAGTAATACGGACGGCTTCACTGCGTGGGGTGTCCATCTGCTGACACCGACCGTGCGCGGGACTGACGCGCGCAATACCGACGGCATCGATCCCGGGTCGTCGACGAATATCACCGTCGCCAAGAGCTGGATTGATAACGGCGATGACAACATCGCCATCAAGGCCAGCGTTCATCACATGAGCGTTCTCGATAACCACTTCTACACGGGCCATGGCATGTCGATGGGCTCTGAAGCGCGCGATGAGGCGGACATTCTCGTCGATACGCTGACGCTGGATCACACGACCAGCGGCGTCCGCATCAAGAGCAACGTGCAGCGCGGAGGCCTGGTGCGAAATGTGGTCTATCGCAACCTTTGCATGCGCGACGTGCAGGTGCCGATCTCGGTGAGCCCGTTCTACAACGGACAGACGACCGATGGCATTGACGACCTTGGAATGACGGGGACATTCACACCGGACTACAAGGGAATCCGACTTGAGAATGTGTTGAGCCTGACTCCAGGCGTCGTGCAGGTCGCCGGCCTCAACGCGGAGCATGCGACGGAACTTACGCTGGACGGTGTGGAAGTACGCGGCATCAAACCCGATTCGGCAAAGGCTCGCTTCAGTTCAATCACCTACGGACCGAAGGGGGCGAATTTCACCTTCACAGGGACGGCCGTAACCAACTCACCGGCGGCGCCGACGCTGAAGACGAGTTTCTCGTGCGATGGAAAGTTTCTGCCTTACCAGGATTAG
- a CDS encoding rhamnogalacturonan acetylesterase: protein MRLSRITFGIAATALLISLAAQAEDAYVPQPPEHRRPGTTLRIDLIGDSTQTDNAGYGRGFCAHLSPKVDCLNMAKGGASTKTYREDGLWDRALSTKPDYMLIQFGHNDIESSEHLARQVTIEVYEQNLRRFVDEARSHGIKPVLVTPLTRRYFQKDGKVHSDLLQHAAVMKRVAADMHVPVIDLQTESIAYLDRIGEVAGTKLGITKKDAEGKLAPDKTHLNWAGSFVFGRMVAVDLGKAVPTLHPYLLRTPAALPPEGELAMRVFEGKPFKIVLVGDSTTATEGGWGPGFCATLTSNVTCVDLGANGRSTKSYLDEGLWTKALAENGNYYTFQFGHNDQKDDPKRHTDPATTYSDNLRRFIRETRAMGGIPIVLSPLSRRTYKDGKLVETDGLKEYGAAARQVAAEERVNFVDLLGLSQKFLSTMTQEEADAFDMVGHPDAKAENAAPAKPDRTHLNDKGKAVFGRMVADNIIRSQVELGPNVNGLPAGATPMLQPASTDGH, encoded by the coding sequence ATGCGCCTATCGCGGATCACCTTCGGCATCGCTGCAACCGCACTCCTTATCAGCCTTGCCGCGCAAGCTGAGGACGCCTACGTGCCGCAGCCACCCGAGCACCGGCGACCCGGCACGACGCTCCGCATCGACCTCATTGGCGATTCCACACAGACCGATAATGCGGGCTATGGTCGTGGCTTCTGTGCCCACCTTTCGCCGAAGGTGGACTGCCTGAACATGGCAAAGGGCGGGGCCAGCACCAAGACCTATCGCGAAGATGGCCTTTGGGATCGCGCACTGAGTACGAAGCCGGATTACATGCTGATCCAGTTTGGTCACAACGACATTGAGTCATCCGAACATCTGGCGCGACAGGTGACCATCGAGGTCTACGAGCAAAACCTGCGACGTTTTGTCGATGAGGCGCGTTCGCATGGCATCAAGCCGGTCCTGGTAACGCCTTTGACCCGTCGCTACTTCCAGAAAGATGGCAAGGTCCATAGCGACCTGCTGCAGCACGCCGCGGTCATGAAGCGTGTTGCTGCGGACATGCACGTGCCTGTCATCGATCTGCAGACCGAGAGCATCGCGTACCTCGATCGCATCGGCGAAGTTGCAGGTACAAAGCTCGGCATTACCAAGAAGGATGCAGAAGGGAAGCTGGCACCGGACAAGACGCACTTGAACTGGGCCGGGAGCTTCGTCTTTGGGCGTATGGTCGCGGTCGATCTTGGCAAGGCCGTACCAACGTTACATCCTTATCTTCTGAGGACGCCCGCCGCACTCCCGCCTGAGGGCGAGCTTGCCATGCGCGTCTTCGAGGGTAAGCCTTTCAAGATCGTCCTTGTTGGTGATTCCACGACAGCGACTGAAGGTGGTTGGGGTCCGGGCTTCTGCGCGACGCTTACCTCGAACGTCACATGTGTGGACCTGGGCGCGAACGGCCGCAGTACCAAGTCCTACCTCGACGAGGGACTTTGGACGAAGGCTCTGGCAGAAAACGGGAATTACTACACCTTCCAGTTCGGCCACAATGATCAGAAGGACGATCCGAAGCGTCACACCGATCCTGCGACGACCTACAGCGATAACCTGCGGCGCTTCATCCGTGAAACGCGCGCTATGGGTGGCATTCCGATCGTGCTTAGTCCACTGTCGCGCCGCACTTACAAAGACGGCAAGCTGGTCGAAACAGATGGTCTGAAGGAATATGGTGCTGCGGCGCGGCAGGTTGCGGCGGAGGAGAGGGTCAACTTCGTCGATCTGCTGGGCCTGTCGCAAAAGTTCCTGTCGACCATGACGCAGGAAGAAGCGGACGCCTTTGACATGGTCGGGCACCCGGACGCTAAGGCTGAGAACGCAGCACCTGCAAAGCCCGATCGGACGCATCTGAACGACAAGGGTAAGGCGGTCTTTGGCCGCATGGTTGCCGACAACATCATCCGTTCGCAGGTCGAACTGGGCCCTAACGTAAACGGACTGCCTGCAGGCGCCACGCCGATGCTGCAGCCTGCTTCCACCGACGGCCATTAA